One stretch of Saccharopolyspora erythraea DNA includes these proteins:
- a CDS encoding VOC family protein produces MRLNPAARGLRRAELITADPLASMTFHEALLGWMPMQTGAGFDCWIGNRRCASVRGRKAGEATELRVVFAGGQHDGSLTGPDDASAGMTRGRAQHGPWAPGPRPGEPCWVELFAAEAERADGFWTETLNWTVSDAVYAVGGRAVAGRTGRQVDGRWGWLCYFAVEDIDVAGNRVIELGGTVVDWARHPLLGDTVVFRDPVGVVSALAGTGERWGGQHSGEDSSPSTR; encoded by the coding sequence GTGCGCTTGAACCCTGCGGCCCGTGGACTGCGCCGCGCCGAACTGATCACCGCCGACCCGCTCGCCTCGATGACGTTCCACGAGGCATTGCTGGGTTGGATGCCGATGCAGACCGGTGCCGGGTTCGACTGCTGGATAGGCAACCGCAGGTGTGCGTCGGTGCGCGGCAGGAAGGCGGGGGAGGCGACCGAGCTGCGGGTCGTGTTCGCCGGGGGCCAGCACGACGGGTCGCTGACCGGGCCCGACGACGCGAGCGCGGGGATGACCAGGGGGCGCGCGCAGCACGGCCCCTGGGCTCCCGGACCGCGGCCGGGGGAGCCGTGCTGGGTCGAGCTGTTCGCGGCCGAGGCCGAGCGCGCGGACGGATTCTGGACCGAGACGTTGAACTGGACGGTCTCGGACGCGGTGTACGCCGTCGGTGGGCGCGCGGTCGCCGGACGGACCGGGCGCCAGGTCGATGGCCGGTGGGGCTGGCTGTGCTACTTCGCGGTCGAGGACATCGACGTGGCGGGCAACCGGGTGATCGAGCTCGGCGGCACCGTCGTCGACTGGGCGCGGCACCCGCTGCTCGGCGACACGGTGGTGTTCCGCGACCCGGTCGGCGTGGTGAGCGCCCTGGCCGGCACCGGTGAGCGGTGGGGCGGTCAGCACTCCGGGGAGGACAGCTCGCCGAGCACGCGGTGA
- a CDS encoding tyrosine-type recombinase/integrase, producing MPRQEDASVAHWIEVYLEHLQARKLAANSLRAYRLDLTAVAGELAELTGRGTADLPVDELTTSVLRSAFARHAAARSASSVTRTWSTWNGFFGFLVVEGVVGGNPMQVIPKPRTSPATPKPLQGEDTPERLLRTVSAGVRRARNPWPERDLAVLATLLCTGVRSAELLDLRVGSLAGRAGDRRLHVRGKGGKNRSIPIEDALDTVIQNYMATRRARFGDRLPGSDPLFVDHREEPLRRGGLQYLVRQSLRAAGVSDRVQRGAMVHALRHTFATRLAEDGASAAEIAKLLGHASINSSQTYIDVTAREQRLSVRANRTHRVLGELSSPEC from the coding sequence GTGCCACGGCAGGAAGACGCGTCGGTTGCGCACTGGATCGAGGTGTACCTGGAGCATCTGCAGGCCAGGAAGCTCGCCGCGAACTCCCTGCGCGCCTACCGCCTCGACCTGACGGCCGTGGCCGGTGAGCTGGCCGAGCTCACCGGCCGCGGCACCGCCGATCTGCCGGTCGACGAGCTGACGACGTCGGTGCTGCGTTCGGCCTTCGCCCGGCACGCCGCGGCGCGCTCGGCGTCGTCGGTCACCCGCACGTGGTCGACGTGGAACGGCTTCTTCGGATTCCTGGTCGTGGAGGGCGTCGTCGGCGGCAACCCGATGCAGGTCATCCCCAAGCCCCGCACCTCGCCGGCCACCCCGAAGCCGCTGCAGGGCGAGGACACGCCCGAACGCCTGCTGCGCACGGTGTCGGCGGGCGTGCGTCGCGCCCGCAACCCCTGGCCGGAGCGCGACCTCGCGGTGCTCGCCACGCTGCTGTGCACGGGTGTGCGCTCAGCGGAACTGCTCGACCTGAGGGTGGGGTCGCTGGCCGGTCGCGCGGGCGATCGCAGGCTCCACGTGCGCGGCAAGGGCGGCAAGAACCGCTCCATCCCGATCGAGGACGCCCTCGACACCGTGATCCAGAACTACATGGCGACGCGCCGCGCCCGCTTCGGCGACCGCCTGCCCGGATCGGACCCGCTGTTCGTCGACCACCGCGAGGAGCCGTTGCGACGCGGCGGGCTGCAGTACCTGGTGCGCCAGTCGCTCCGCGCGGCGGGAGTGTCCGACCGGGTCCAGCGCGGTGCGATGGTCCACGCGTTGCGGCACACCTTCGCCACCCGGCTGGCCGAGGACGGGGCAAGCGCCGCGGAGATCGCCAAGCTGCTCGGCCACGCCTCGATCAACTCCAGCCAGACCTACATCGACGTGACCGCGCGGGAGCAGCGGCTGTCGGTGCGCGCGAACCGCACTCACCGCGTGCTCGGCGAGCTGTCCTCCCCGGAGTGCTGA
- a CDS encoding M20/M25/M40 family metallo-hydrolase: protein MSEHIDPTSGSGDDPGLRQAEDEVVSLASDLIRIDTTNTGDPATLVGERAAAEYVAAKLSEVGYETTYVESGDHPGRGNVIARLPGADSDRGGLLVHGHLDVVPADPAEWSVHPFSGAVQDGYVWGRGAVDMKDMLAMSLAVARRLKRDGITPPRDIVFAFLADEEAGSFHGAQWLADHRPELFEGCTEAISEVGGFSVTLKDGVRTYLVQTAEKGIRWLKLRVRARAGHGSMVHDDNAVTKLSTAVSKLGQHRFPLVLTDSVREFLDGVTELTGWDFPDDDIDGSVAKLGNLSRIVGATLRDTANPTMLTAGYKHNVIPSVAEAAVDCRILPGREEAFDRELAELLGPDVEREWVGLPPVETKFEGRIVDNMTAALIAEDPGARTLPYMMSGGTDAKSFSRLGMNCFGFVPLKLPADLDFAALFHGVDERVPVESLRFGTRVLDRFIRNS from the coding sequence GTGAGTGAGCACATCGATCCCACTTCCGGCAGCGGCGACGACCCAGGGCTCAGGCAGGCCGAGGACGAGGTCGTCAGCCTCGCCAGCGATCTCATCCGCATCGACACGACCAACACCGGAGACCCCGCCACGCTGGTCGGCGAGCGCGCGGCCGCCGAGTACGTGGCGGCCAAGCTCAGCGAGGTTGGCTACGAGACGACCTACGTCGAGTCCGGCGACCATCCCGGCCGGGGCAACGTCATCGCCCGGCTTCCCGGCGCCGACAGCGACCGCGGTGGGCTGCTCGTGCACGGTCACCTCGACGTCGTGCCCGCCGACCCCGCAGAGTGGTCGGTGCACCCGTTCTCGGGCGCGGTGCAGGACGGCTACGTGTGGGGCCGCGGCGCGGTCGACATGAAGGACATGCTCGCCATGAGCCTGGCAGTGGCCCGCAGGCTCAAGCGGGACGGCATCACCCCGCCCCGCGACATCGTCTTCGCGTTCCTCGCCGACGAGGAGGCCGGCAGCTTCCACGGCGCGCAGTGGCTGGCCGACCACCGCCCGGAGCTGTTCGAGGGCTGCACTGAGGCGATCAGCGAGGTCGGCGGCTTCTCCGTCACGCTCAAGGACGGCGTGCGCACCTACCTGGTCCAAACCGCCGAGAAGGGCATCCGGTGGCTGAAGCTGCGGGTGCGCGCCCGCGCTGGCCACGGCTCGATGGTCCACGACGACAACGCGGTGACCAAGCTTTCCACCGCCGTCTCCAAGCTCGGCCAGCACCGGTTCCCGCTGGTGCTCACCGACTCGGTCCGCGAGTTCCTCGACGGTGTCACCGAGCTGACCGGCTGGGACTTCCCCGACGACGACATCGACGGTTCGGTCGCCAAGCTCGGCAACCTGTCCCGGATCGTGGGTGCGACGCTGCGCGACACCGCGAACCCGACGATGCTCACCGCCGGTTACAAGCACAACGTGATCCCTTCGGTGGCCGAGGCGGCCGTGGACTGCCGGATCCTGCCGGGCCGCGAGGAGGCTTTCGACCGCGAGCTGGCCGAATTGCTCGGTCCGGACGTGGAGCGCGAGTGGGTGGGTCTGCCGCCGGTCGAAACGAAGTTCGAAGGCCGGATCGTCGATAACATGACCGCTGCGCTGATCGCCGAGGACCCGGGTGCGCGGACGCTGCCGTACATGATGTCCGGCGGCACCGACGCCAAGTCGTTCAGCAGGCTCGGCATGAACTGCTTCGGCTTCGTCCCGCTGAAGCTGCCCGCCGACCTTGACTTCGCCGCGCTGTTCCACGGCGTGGACGAGCGCGTGCCGGTCGAGTCGCTGCGCTTCGGCACCCGCGTGCTGGACCGCTTCATCCGCAACTCCTGA
- a CDS encoding recombinase family protein encodes MTPIRERPSLNSLAGWAVHARRRTAQHAPSGDSNGMRFAFYGRTSTRRHQHRATSAAWQREAAEHTITGHGTIVAKYFDTGCSRRLPWARRPRAAALLAALDNPDRAFEAIVVGEYERAFTGNQFAHLLPLLERHGMQLWLPEAAGPFHADNPNHQALMTMLGAQSHREVLRARHRVLAAMRTQTHDQGRYLGGRPPYGYRLVDAGPHPNQAHARWGRRLQRLEPDPASAPHVRWMFTQRLKGISLAALARTLNDLHVPCPSGLDRDRNPHRSAQGWQVPTVVSILANPRYTGRRVWNRQHTQSAQEQDLPLQLWSAPQEWVISKHLTHPALVSEADFIAAQHIRAARSPNDGATRTYLLAGLVRCGLCQRRMDSHWANHRPGYRCRHGHTSSRHRSPDQPKNLYAREDHLLAQLSTHVAGLARNTAPEELAQYLRDHDLVIVYDKKGPIVTTDRA; translated from the coding sequence ATGACTCCGATCCGTGAGCGTCCCTCTCTCAATTCACTTGCCGGCTGGGCCGTGCACGCCCGTCGCCGCACCGCACAGCATGCGCCCAGCGGTGACAGCAACGGGATGCGTTTCGCCTTTTACGGCCGCACGTCCACACGCCGCCACCAGCACCGCGCCACTTCCGCGGCCTGGCAACGCGAAGCCGCCGAACACACCATCACCGGCCATGGCACCATCGTCGCCAAGTACTTCGACACCGGCTGCTCCCGACGCTTACCGTGGGCCCGGCGTCCCCGAGCTGCCGCGCTCTTGGCCGCACTCGACAACCCAGACCGTGCGTTCGAGGCGATCGTGGTCGGTGAGTACGAACGAGCCTTCACCGGCAACCAGTTCGCCCACCTGCTCCCGCTCCTCGAACGCCACGGTATGCAACTGTGGCTCCCCGAAGCCGCCGGCCCGTTTCACGCCGACAACCCGAACCACCAGGCCCTGATGACCATGCTCGGTGCCCAGTCCCACCGCGAGGTGCTCCGGGCTCGACACCGGGTCCTGGCCGCGATGCGCACCCAGACCCACGACCAAGGCCGCTACCTCGGCGGCCGACCACCCTACGGATACCGGCTCGTCGACGCCGGACCACACCCCAACCAAGCACACGCGCGCTGGGGCCGCCGACTGCAACGCCTCGAACCGGACCCAGCCTCGGCCCCACACGTGCGCTGGATGTTCACCCAACGCCTCAAGGGCATAAGCCTCGCCGCGCTCGCCCGGACACTCAACGACCTGCACGTCCCCTGCCCATCCGGCCTCGACCGCGACCGCAATCCACACCGCTCCGCCCAGGGCTGGCAAGTACCGACCGTGGTGTCAATCCTGGCCAACCCCCGCTACACCGGACGCCGAGTCTGGAACCGCCAACACACTCAAAGCGCACAAGAACAAGACTTGCCCCTGCAGTTATGGAGCGCCCCGCAGGAATGGGTGATCTCGAAACACCTCACCCACCCGGCATTGGTCAGCGAAGCCGACTTCATCGCCGCCCAACACATCCGCGCCGCCCGCTCCCCCAACGACGGCGCCACCCGCACCTACCTGCTGGCCGGACTCGTGCGGTGCGGACTCTGCCAGCGCCGCATGGACTCACACTGGGCCAACCACCGACCCGGCTACCGATGCCGCCACGGCCACACCAGCAGCCGACACCGCTCCCCCGACCAGCCCAAGAACCTCTACGCCCGCGAAGACCACCTACTGGCCCAGCTCAGCACCCACGTCGCCGGCCTCGCCCGCAATACTGCGCCCGAAGAGCTCGCGCAGTACCTGCGAGACCACGACCTGGTCATCGTCTATGACAAGAAAGGCCCGATCGTGACCACCGACCGAGCCTGA
- the mftE gene encoding mycofactocin biosynthesis peptidyl-dipeptidase MftE codes for MGWLLPPPNARAAHPANCRRGADAAMNLASMCWPQLHSARFLLAVPLGATEQHGPHLPLDTDTAIAEELCRRLAERRPDVLVAPALPYGSSGEHAAFPGTLSIGQTAVELVLTELVRSADAFTGVIIVNGHGGNLEPVRAAMRTLHGEGRRALTWTPDGPADDSHAGRTETSAMLHMHPDQVDHAAAEPGTTAPLPQLMRLLRAGGVAAVSPNGVLGDPTGATAEQGTVLLDRWTDQLVAAVEQWHRR; via the coding sequence GTGGGCTGGCTGCTTCCGCCACCGAACGCTCGCGCCGCTCATCCCGCGAATTGTCGACGAGGCGCGGACGCTGCGATGAACCTGGCATCCATGTGCTGGCCCCAGCTCCACTCCGCGCGCTTTCTCTTGGCAGTGCCGCTCGGCGCCACCGAGCAGCACGGCCCGCACCTGCCGCTGGACACTGACACCGCGATCGCTGAAGAACTGTGCCGCCGACTGGCAGAACGGCGCCCGGACGTCCTGGTGGCACCTGCTCTACCATACGGCTCCAGCGGTGAGCACGCCGCCTTCCCCGGCACGCTCTCGATCGGTCAGACGGCGGTCGAACTCGTGCTCACCGAACTCGTCCGCTCCGCTGACGCATTCACCGGCGTCATCATCGTCAACGGCCACGGCGGCAACCTCGAACCTGTCCGCGCTGCCATGCGAACGCTCCACGGCGAAGGACGCCGCGCGCTCACCTGGACGCCGGACGGACCCGCCGACGACTCCCACGCCGGGCGCACGGAAACCTCTGCCATGCTGCACATGCACCCCGATCAGGTAGACCACGCCGCGGCCGAACCGGGTACCACCGCCCCGCTACCTCAACTGATGCGACTACTCCGTGCCGGCGGAGTGGCCGCGGTCAGCCCCAACGGCGTCCTCGGCGACCCGACCGGCGCCACCGCGGAGCAAGGGACGGTACTCCTCGATCGATGGACCGACCAACTCGTGGCCGCAGTCGAGCAGTGGCACCGCCGCTGA
- the mftF gene encoding mycofactocin biosynthesis glycosyltransferase MftF (Members of this protein family, MftF, are glycosyltransferases, members of PF00535 (glycosyl transferase family 2). The encoding gene is found as part of the mycofactocin cassette, in Mycobacterium tuberculosis, many other Actinobacteria, and occasional members of other lineages. Mycofactocin itself, a putative redox carrier, is a heavily modified derivative of the C-terminal Val-Tyr dipeptide of the mycofactocin precursor MftA (TIGR03969).) has product MLLGGSPPRLLTLNARAAESVRGWLNDEPVPDDPTAGRLARRLLDAGLVHPHPPAGVHSSADVTLVVPVKDNPAGTAQLLDATRDLARRIVVDDGSADPLPRATIRHDRPRGAAAARNTGWRLASTELVAFLDSDITPEPGWLEAILPQFGDPQVVAVAPRVRSQRTGWSPAERYEADFSRLDMGDGPAPVRPLSRVSYVPTAALVVRRSALADVAGFDEELRFGEDVDLVWRLLASGGTVRYEPTVTVWHTPRRTLRAWLRQRFDYGTSAAPLSHRHFGDLTCALLTRWNTVVWSLVAAGKPLPAVAVAAGDAMRLVRGLDGLPPREALGLVARRQVVVARMVAEAMRRGWWPLALLSRNGRRLLSASVALKIWDVTRARRKVDPAAQLLALADDLAYSAGVWAGCFRHRTLAPLIPRIVDEARTLR; this is encoded by the coding sequence ATGCTGCTCGGCGGTTCGCCACCCCGGCTCCTCACACTCAACGCCCGGGCCGCGGAATCCGTGCGGGGCTGGCTGAACGACGAGCCAGTGCCCGACGACCCGACAGCGGGAAGGCTCGCGCGACGGCTCCTCGACGCGGGTCTGGTGCACCCCCACCCCCCGGCCGGCGTTCACAGCAGCGCGGACGTGACGCTCGTCGTCCCGGTCAAGGACAACCCGGCAGGGACGGCCCAACTACTCGACGCGACGCGGGATCTGGCCCGACGCATCGTGGTCGACGACGGTTCCGCCGACCCGCTGCCGCGCGCTACGATCCGTCACGACCGCCCCCGCGGTGCCGCGGCAGCCCGCAACACCGGTTGGCGGCTCGCAAGCACCGAGCTCGTCGCATTCCTGGATTCCGACATCACACCGGAACCCGGCTGGCTGGAGGCGATCCTGCCGCAGTTCGGCGATCCGCAGGTCGTTGCCGTCGCACCACGAGTGCGTTCGCAGCGAACGGGGTGGTCGCCGGCGGAGCGCTACGAAGCTGACTTCTCCAGACTGGACATGGGGGACGGCCCGGCGCCCGTCCGGCCGTTGAGCCGGGTCTCCTACGTGCCCACCGCTGCTCTGGTCGTACGCAGGTCCGCCCTGGCCGATGTCGCCGGATTCGACGAAGAGCTGCGGTTCGGGGAGGACGTCGACCTGGTGTGGCGGCTGCTCGCGAGCGGCGGCACCGTGCGCTACGAGCCGACAGTCACCGTCTGGCACACGCCCCGCCGCACTCTGCGCGCCTGGCTGCGCCAGCGCTTCGACTACGGCACCTCTGCGGCACCGCTCTCCCACCGCCATTTCGGCGACCTCACCTGCGCCTTGCTGACGCGGTGGAACACCGTCGTGTGGTCGTTGGTCGCGGCGGGGAAGCCCTTGCCAGCTGTTGCGGTCGCTGCCGGGGACGCGATGCGGCTGGTTCGCGGGCTGGACGGCCTGCCCCCCAGGGAGGCGCTCGGCCTCGTAGCTCGTCGCCAGGTTGTGGTCGCCCGCATGGTCGCCGAGGCAATGCGGCGTGGGTGGTGGCCACTCGCGCTGCTCAGCCGGAACGGTCGCCGCCTCCTCTCCGCGAGCGTCGCGCTGAAGATCTGGGACGTGACGCGCGCCCGTCGCAAAGTCGATCCGGCCGCGCAGTTGCTCGCCCTCGCCGACGATCTCGCCTACAGCGCCGGGGTGTGGGCTGGCTGCTTCCGCCACCGAACGCTCGCGCCGCTCATCCCGCGAATTGTCGACGAGGCGCGGACGCTGCGATGA
- a CDS encoding mycofactocin-coupled SDR family oxidoreductase has product MGEPRCAVVTGAARGIGAAVVERLVHNEWRVVATDLCGDIPGAHYRLATEEQLVSLARRWPETVRAVPADVRDQEALRNAVAEAEAAFGGVDAAVAAAAVIAGGKPLWETPDVAWDALFEVGVRGVANLATTAVPAMLRRPEPRSGRFVALASAAAHRGLYHLAGYNAAKHAVVGLVRGLAADLRGTGITAMAVSPGSTRTDMLQATAELYDLPNVEEFSTHQFLDRLLEPEEVAAAVCWLCSPESSALTGTVVHADGGFTA; this is encoded by the coding sequence ATGGGCGAACCGAGGTGCGCGGTCGTCACCGGTGCTGCGCGCGGAATCGGCGCGGCTGTGGTCGAACGACTTGTCCACAACGAATGGCGGGTCGTCGCCACCGACCTGTGCGGCGATATCCCCGGCGCACACTACCGGCTGGCGACAGAAGAACAACTGGTGTCGCTCGCCCGCCGCTGGCCCGAAACGGTGCGCGCCGTCCCAGCGGACGTGCGGGACCAGGAAGCGCTCCGCAACGCGGTCGCCGAAGCCGAGGCGGCGTTCGGCGGAGTGGACGCGGCCGTTGCCGCAGCGGCGGTCATCGCCGGAGGTAAACCGCTCTGGGAAACCCCGGACGTGGCTTGGGACGCCCTGTTCGAGGTGGGGGTCCGGGGCGTTGCCAACCTCGCCACCACGGCGGTGCCCGCGATGCTCCGGCGACCGGAACCCCGCTCCGGACGGTTCGTGGCACTGGCCTCGGCCGCGGCACACCGGGGTCTCTACCACCTCGCCGGATACAACGCGGCCAAGCACGCAGTCGTCGGCCTGGTCCGCGGGCTGGCGGCGGACCTGCGGGGCACCGGCATCACCGCGATGGCGGTCTCGCCCGGGTCGACCCGAACCGACATGCTGCAAGCCACCGCGGAGCTCTACGACCTGCCCAACGTCGAGGAGTTCAGCACCCACCAGTTCCTCGACCGGTTGCTGGAACCCGAGGAGGTCGCCGCCGCGGTGTGCTGGTTGTGCTCACCGGAGTCCTCGGCGCTCACCGGGACCGTCGTCCACGCGGACGGAGGTTTCACCGCATGA
- the mftD gene encoding pre-mycofactocin synthase MftD (MftD, an enzyme found in the mycofactocin biosynthesis locus, performs an oxidative deamination of 3-amino-5-[(p-hydroxyphenyl)methyl]-4,4-dimethyl-2-pyrrolidinone (AHDP). The resulting compound, now called pre-mycofactocin (PMFT), is a biologically active redox cofactor that can oxidize the non-exchangeable NADH of TIGR03971 family SDR-type oxidoreductases.), producing MASTKQWFETVAEARERARKRLPKSVYLALLAGSERAVTLDDNANAFAELGFLPRIADLPANRTQTTQVLGQELSLPVILSPTGVQAVHPDGEVAVARAATASGTALGLSSFASKPIEDVVAANEKTFFQAYWLGDTESMLRRLDRAKRAGAKGLIVTLDWTFATARDWGSPPLPERVDLKTMLKFAPQVATRPRWLFEYLRGGSLPDLTTPNLAEPGEPGPPFFGAYGEWMQTPPPSWDDLAWLRAQWDGPFLLKGITHIDDARRAVDIGATAISVSNHGGNNLDSTPATIRVLPGIADAVGDDIEVLLDGGIRRGSDVVKALAMGARAVLIGRAYLWGMAAGGERGVHNVIEILRNGIDSALLGLGKSSVHDLTRDDLVISDRFTRGL from the coding sequence ATGGCGAGTACGAAGCAATGGTTCGAAACCGTCGCCGAAGCGAGGGAGCGTGCCCGCAAGCGGCTTCCGAAGTCGGTCTACCTCGCTCTTCTGGCAGGGTCGGAGCGGGCTGTCACCCTCGACGACAACGCGAACGCCTTCGCCGAGCTGGGGTTCCTGCCGCGCATCGCCGACCTGCCCGCGAACCGGACGCAGACCACCCAGGTGCTCGGGCAGGAGCTGTCGCTCCCGGTGATCCTCTCCCCGACCGGCGTGCAGGCTGTGCACCCGGACGGCGAGGTTGCCGTGGCCCGCGCCGCAACGGCCTCGGGCACGGCGCTGGGACTGTCCTCGTTCGCCAGCAAGCCGATCGAGGATGTCGTCGCGGCCAACGAGAAGACCTTCTTCCAGGCCTACTGGTTGGGCGACACCGAGAGCATGCTGCGGCGGCTGGACCGCGCCAAGCGAGCCGGCGCCAAGGGCCTCATCGTCACCCTCGACTGGACCTTCGCCACCGCCCGGGACTGGGGCAGCCCACCGCTGCCCGAACGGGTCGACCTCAAGACCATGCTCAAGTTCGCACCCCAGGTGGCCACCCGCCCCCGCTGGCTGTTCGAATACCTGCGCGGAGGCTCCCTGCCTGACCTGACCACACCCAACCTCGCCGAGCCCGGTGAACCGGGGCCGCCGTTCTTCGGCGCCTACGGCGAATGGATGCAGACTCCGCCGCCGAGCTGGGACGACCTGGCCTGGCTGCGCGCCCAGTGGGACGGGCCGTTCCTGCTCAAAGGCATCACACACATCGACGACGCACGCCGGGCCGTGGACATCGGAGCCACCGCGATCTCGGTGTCCAACCACGGCGGCAACAACCTCGACAGCACCCCCGCGACGATCCGCGTACTCCCCGGCATCGCCGACGCCGTGGGAGACGACATCGAGGTCCTGCTCGACGGGGGCATCCGCCGGGGCAGCGACGTCGTCAAGGCCCTCGCGATGGGTGCCCGGGCCGTGCTCATCGGGCGCGCATACCTGTGGGGCATGGCCGCAGGCGGCGAGCGAGGCGTGCACAACGTGATCGAGATCCTGCGCAACGGCATCGACTCCGCGCTCCTCGGGCTCGGCAAGTCCTCCGTGCACGACCTCACCCGGGATGACCTCGTCATTTCTGACCGCTTCACCCGCGGACTATGA
- the mftC gene encoding mycofactocin radical SAM maturase (MftC is a radical SAM/SPASM enzyme that catalyzes the first two steps in biosynthesis of the electron carrier mycofactocin from the terminal Val-Tyr dipeptide of the precursor peptide MftA.) has translation MTAAIGSSHAPVPSLVNQFKEGLDAPICLTWEWTYACNLACEHCLSSSGRRDPYELDTAEMKAVIDELDRMQVFYVNVGGGEPTVRPDFWELLDYAVAHRVGVKFSTNGLRIDDRRAAQLAAMDYVDVQISLDGASREVNDAVRGPGSYDMALRALESLASAGMRDFKISVVMTRHNVAQLDDFKRVADHYGAQLRITRLRPSGRGADVWDELHPTAEQQHQIYSWLTAHGQDVLTGDSFFHLNALGSTPLPGLNLCGAGRVVCLIDPIGDVYACPFAIHDAFKAGNVRDHGGFQQVWSDSELFSDLRRPQSAGACSSCAAFDACQGGCMAAKFFTGLPLDGPDPECVMGHGESAMSVVDLSGLPRPSKDHSRSGRRTVSLGMPAVPAKPCDSSPLASGL, from the coding sequence ATGACCGCTGCGATCGGGTCTTCCCATGCGCCCGTGCCATCGCTGGTTAACCAGTTCAAGGAAGGTCTCGACGCGCCGATCTGCCTGACCTGGGAGTGGACGTACGCGTGCAATCTCGCGTGCGAGCACTGCCTGTCCTCCTCGGGGCGCCGGGACCCGTACGAACTGGACACCGCCGAGATGAAGGCCGTGATCGACGAACTGGACCGGATGCAGGTCTTCTACGTCAACGTCGGTGGCGGAGAACCCACAGTGCGGCCCGATTTCTGGGAACTGCTGGATTACGCCGTCGCCCACCGGGTGGGGGTGAAGTTCTCGACCAACGGCCTGCGCATCGACGACCGGCGCGCGGCACAGCTCGCGGCGATGGACTACGTGGACGTGCAGATCTCGTTGGACGGGGCCAGCCGAGAGGTCAACGACGCGGTGCGCGGACCCGGGTCGTACGACATGGCGCTGCGTGCCTTGGAAAGCCTCGCCTCGGCGGGGATGCGCGACTTCAAGATCTCCGTGGTGATGACCCGTCACAACGTCGCCCAACTCGATGACTTCAAGAGAGTCGCCGACCACTACGGCGCGCAGCTGCGGATCACGCGCCTGCGCCCGTCCGGTCGCGGTGCGGATGTGTGGGACGAGCTGCACCCCACCGCCGAACAACAGCACCAGATCTACTCGTGGCTGACCGCCCACGGACAGGACGTCCTGACCGGGGACTCGTTCTTCCACCTCAACGCCTTGGGATCCACACCACTGCCGGGACTCAACCTGTGCGGCGCGGGGCGCGTCGTGTGCCTCATCGACCCAATCGGGGACGTCTACGCGTGCCCCTTCGCGATCCACGATGCATTCAAGGCCGGCAACGTACGCGACCACGGCGGCTTCCAGCAAGTCTGGAGTGATTCGGAGTTGTTCAGCGACCTCCGGCGCCCGCAGTCGGCAGGGGCGTGCAGTTCCTGCGCGGCGTTCGACGCATGTCAGGGCGGCTGCATGGCGGCGAAGTTCTTCACCGGACTGCCGCTCGACGGCCCGGACCCCGAGTGCGTGATGGGGCATGGCGAGTCTGCGATGTCTGTTGTGGACCTATCCGGGCTTCCCCGACCGTCGAAAGACCATTCCCGCAGTGGACGCCGAACCGTGTCACTGGGCATGCCCGCTGTCCCGGCGAAGCCCTGCGACTCCAGTCCGCTTGCGAGCGGACTCTGA